One genomic window of Camelina sativa cultivar DH55 chromosome 5, Cs, whole genome shotgun sequence includes the following:
- the LOC104788487 gene encoding auxin response factor 18: MASVEGDDDFRTSLSRSYQDQLYTELWKACAGPLVEVPRAEERVFYFPQGHMEQLVASTNQGIKSEEIPKFNLPPKILCRVLNVTLKAEHETDEVYAQITLKPEEHQIEPTSLDPPLVEPAKQMFHSFVKILTASDTSTHGGFSVLRKHATECLPALDMTQATPTQELVTRDLHGFEWRFKHIFRGQPRRHLLTTGWSTFVSSKRLVAGDAFVFLRGENGDLRVGVRRLARHQSTMPTSVISSQSMHLGVLATASHAVGSKTMFVVFYKPRISQFIVGVNKYMEAIKHGFSLGTRFRMRFEGEESPERIFTGTIVGTGDLSSEWPASKWRSLQVQWDEPTTVQRPDKVSPWEIEPFLPTSPISTPAQQPQPQSKCKRSRPMEPSVTTPAPPSFLYSFPQSQDPANTSLKLFQDPSLERSSGGYSSNNSLIAETPPPTNGCYRLFGFDLTSNPTAPIFPDKQPNDTCGAAKCQEPITPTSMNEQKKQQTSRSRTKVQMQGIAVGRAVDLTLLKSYDELIKELERMFEIQGQLRPRDKWVVVFTDDEGDMMLAGDDPWNEFCKMAKKIFIYSSDEVKKMTTKRKLSSSLENEE; encoded by the exons ATGGCGAGTgttgaaggtgatgatgatttcaGAACTTCTTTGTCAA GGTCTTATCAGGATCAACTATACACAGAGCTATGGAAAGCTTGTGCAGGTCCATTAGTTGAAGTTCCTCGTGCTGAAGAACGAGTTTTCTACTTCCCTCAGGGTCACATGGAACAA cttGTGGCTTCAACTAATCAGGGAATCAAATCAGAAGAAATACCTAAATTTAATCTTCCTCCAAAGATACTTTGTCGAGTTCTTAATGTCACATTAAAGGCGGAGCATGAGACTGATGAAGTTTACGCTCAGATCACATTAAAACCAGAGGAACAT CAAATTGAACCCACAAGTCTTGATCCACCTTTGGTTGAACCAGCTAAGCAAATGTTCCATTcgtttgttaagattttaacgGCTTCAGATACAAGCACTCATGGTGGATTCTCTGTTCTTCGTAAACACGCCACTGAATGCTTGCCTGCCTTG GATATGACACAAGCTACTCCTACTCAAGAACTTGTGACTAGAGATCTTCATGGCTTTGAGTGGAGGTTTAAGCATATTTTCAGAG GACAACCTAGGAGACATTTGCTTACAACGGGTTGGAGTACATTTGTATCCTCGAAAAGACTTGTAGCTGGAGATGCTTTTGTGTTCTTGAG GGGTGAGAATGGAGATTTACGTGTTGGAGTGAGGCGATTAGCTCGACATCAAAGCACGATGCCTACTTCGGTTATCTCAAGTCAGAGCATGCATTTGGGAGTTCTTGCTACAGCTTCTCATGCCGTGGGTTCAAAAACAATGTTTGTTGTGTTTTACAAGCCTAG GATAAGCCAATTCATAGTTGGTGTGAACAAGTATATGGAAGCTATAAAGCATGGCTTTTCTCTTGGTACACGATTCAGAATGAGATTTGAAGGAGAAGAGTCTCCTGAGAGAAT ATTTACAGGTACGATTGTGGGAACTGGTGATCTATCTTCAGAGTGGCCAGCTTCTAAATGGAGGTCATTGCAG GTCCAATGGGATGAGCCAACAACAGTTCAGAGACCAGACAAAGTGTCACCATGGGAGATAGAGCCTTTCTTGCCAACATCCCCAATTTCAACCCCTGCtcaacaaccacaaccacaatcGAAATGCAAGAGGTCAAGACCCATGGAGCCATCGGTTACAACACCAGCTCCACCTAGTTTCTTGTACAGCTTCCCTCAGAGCCAAGATCCCGCCAATACATCCCTTAAACTGTTCCAAGATCCATCACTTGAGAGAAGTTCAGGTGGATACTCCTCAAACAACAGCCTCATAGCCGAGACTCCTCCTCCAACGAATGGTTGCTATAGGTTGTTTGGATTTGATCTCACAAGCAATCCCACTGCTCCGATCTTTCCAGACAAACAACCAAACGATACTTGTGGAGCTGCCAAGTGTCAAGAACCCATCACTCCAACCTCAATGAACGAGCAGAAGAAGCAGCAAACATCCAGAAGTCGAACTAAA GTGCAAATGCAAGGGATTGCGGTTGGCCGTGCGGTTGATTTAACACTGTTGAAGTCATACGATGAATTGATAAAGGAGCTTGAGAGGATGTTTGAGATTCAAGGACAACTTCGTCCTCGAGACAAATGGGTCGTTGTCTTCACAGATGATGAAGGAGATATGATGCTTGCTGGAGATGATCCATGGAA TGAGTTTTGCAAGATGGCCAagaagatatttatatattccaGCGATGAAGTTAAGAAGATGACAACAAAACGGAAGCTTTCTTCGTCGTTAGAGAATGAAGAATGA
- the LOC104788488 gene encoding uncharacterized protein LOC104788488, with product MGIDEENKEAMITSKLQHILAAKSRRLQYMSSPLVKKHVSPASSSHLSSSSPNPDDVSFSRASVPFSWEEEPGKPKHRIRHPSYSKCLDLPPRMLLPGDFTKMHLTEKHRRRLAGWKRWFRWNKERDGERGKSRFVYQSDDEDEDDMKTYTRKGGLHCFSYVTSCYFWEVPWKNNKLQKYCF from the exons ATGGGGATTGACGAAGAGAATAAGGAGGCGATGATCACATCGAAACTTCAACATATCTTAGCCGCGAAATCGAGAAGGCTACAGTACATGTCATCACCATTAGTAAAAAAACACGTATCACCAGCGTCGTCATCACACTTGTCTTCGTCGTCTCCGAACCCTGATGATGTCTCATTCTCTCGAGCTTCGGTTCCTTTCTCATGGGAAGAAGAACCTGGCAAGCCTAAACACCGTATTCGTCATCCTTCTTACTCCAAGTGTCTTGATCTGCCTCCGAGAATGCTCCTTCCTGGTGACTTTACCAAAATGCACCTGACTGAGAAACATCGTCGCCGTCTCGCGGGGTGGAAACGGTGGTTCCGGTGgaataaagagagagatggtgaaCGTGGAAAGAGTAGATTTGTCTATCAATcagacgatgaagatgaagatgatatgaAGACGTACACAAGAAAAGGAGGTCTCCACTGTTTCTCTTACGTCACTAGTTGTTACTTCTGG gaaGTTCCATGGAAGAACAATAAGCtacaaaaatattgcttttga
- the LOC104788489 gene encoding dof zinc finger protein DOF3.7-like isoform X1 has product MDATKWTQGFQEMINVKPMEQMISNVTNNNTSQQQPTFIATNTRPNATASNGGSGGNNNSTATAMETRKARPQEKVNCPRCNSTNTKFCYYNNYSLTQPRYFCKGCRRYWTEGGSLRNVPVGGSSRKNKRSSTHLASPSNPKLPDLNPPILFSSQIPNKSKDLSLLSFPVMQDHHHGMSHFLQMPKLENNNTSSSIYASSSPVSALELLRSNGVSSRGMNTFLPGQMMDSNSVLYSSLGFPTMPDYKQSNNNLSFSIDHHQGIGHNTINNNQRAQDNNDDMNVASRALFPFPDMKELSSTTQEKGHGNNTYWSGMFSNTGGSSW; this is encoded by the exons ATGGATGCTACGAAGTGGACGCAG GGATTTCAAGAAATGATAAACGTAAAACCAATGGAGCAAATGATTTCTAACgtcaccaacaacaacacatcacaGCAACAGCCAACATTCATCGCCACTAACACAAGGCCAAACGCCACCGCATCCAACGGTGGTTCCGGGGGAAATAACAACAGCACGGCCACGGCGATGGAAACTAGAAAGGCGAGGCCACAAGAGAAAGTAAACTGTCCGAGATGCAACTCAACTAACACAAAGTTCTGTTATTACAACAACTACAGTCTCACGCAACCAAGATACTTCTGCAAAGGTTGTCGAAGGTATTGGACCGAAGGTGGCTCTCTCCGGAACGTCCCTGTCGGAGGTAGCtcaagaaaaaacaagagatCCTCAACACATTTAGCTTCACCTTCCAATCCTAAGCTTCCAGATCTAAACCCACCGATTCTTTTCTCAAGCCAGATCCCTAATAAGTCAAAAGATCTCAGCTTGCTATCTTTCCCGGTCATGcaagatcatcatcatggtATGTCTCATTTTCTTCAAATGCCCAAGTTAGAGAACAACAATACTTCATCCTCAATCTATGCTTCATCATCTCCTGTCTCAGCTCTCGAGCTTCTAAGATCTAATGGAGTCTCTTCAAGAGGCATGAACACGTTCTTGCCTGGTCAAATGATGGATTCGAACTCAGTCCTTTACTCATCTTTAGGGTTTCCAACAATGCCTGATTACAAACAGAGTAATAATAACCTTTCATTCtccattgatcatcatcaagGGATTGGGCATAACACCATCAACAATAACCAAAGAGCTCAAGATAATAATGATGATATGAATGTAGCAAGTAGGGCTTTGTTCCCTTTTCCAGACATGAAAGAGCTTTCAAGCACAACCCAAGAGAAGGGTCATGGTAATAATACATACTGGAGTGGAATGTTCAGTAATACAGGAGGATCTTcgtggtga
- the LOC104788489 gene encoding dof zinc finger protein DOF3.7-like isoform X3 gives MDATKWTQGFQEMINVKPMEQMISNVTNNNTSQQQPTFIATNTRPNATASNGGSGGNNNSTATAMETRKARPQEKVNCPRCNSTNTKFCYYNNYSLTQPRYFCKGCRRYWTEGGSLRNVPVGGSSRKNKRSSTHLASPSNPKLPDLNPPILFSSQIPNKSKDLSLLSFPVMQDHHHALELLRSNGVSSRGMNTFLPGQMMDSNSVLYSSLGFPTMPDYKQSNNNLSFSIDHHQGIGHNTINNNQRAQDNNDDMNVASRALFPFPDMKELSSTTQEKGHGNNTYWSGMFSNTGGSSW, from the exons ATGGATGCTACGAAGTGGACGCAG GGATTTCAAGAAATGATAAACGTAAAACCAATGGAGCAAATGATTTCTAACgtcaccaacaacaacacatcacaGCAACAGCCAACATTCATCGCCACTAACACAAGGCCAAACGCCACCGCATCCAACGGTGGTTCCGGGGGAAATAACAACAGCACGGCCACGGCGATGGAAACTAGAAAGGCGAGGCCACAAGAGAAAGTAAACTGTCCGAGATGCAACTCAACTAACACAAAGTTCTGTTATTACAACAACTACAGTCTCACGCAACCAAGATACTTCTGCAAAGGTTGTCGAAGGTATTGGACCGAAGGTGGCTCTCTCCGGAACGTCCCTGTCGGAGGTAGCtcaagaaaaaacaagagatCCTCAACACATTTAGCTTCACCTTCCAATCCTAAGCTTCCAGATCTAAACCCACCGATTCTTTTCTCAAGCCAGATCCCTAATAAGTCAAAAGATCTCAGCTTGCTATCTTTCCCGGTCATGcaagatcatcatcatg CTCTCGAGCTTCTAAGATCTAATGGAGTCTCTTCAAGAGGCATGAACACGTTCTTGCCTGGTCAAATGATGGATTCGAACTCAGTCCTTTACTCATCTTTAGGGTTTCCAACAATGCCTGATTACAAACAGAGTAATAATAACCTTTCATTCtccattgatcatcatcaagGGATTGGGCATAACACCATCAACAATAACCAAAGAGCTCAAGATAATAATGATGATATGAATGTAGCAAGTAGGGCTTTGTTCCCTTTTCCAGACATGAAAGAGCTTTCAAGCACAACCCAAGAGAAGGGTCATGGTAATAATACATACTGGAGTGGAATGTTCAGTAATACAGGAGGATCTTcgtggtga
- the LOC104788489 gene encoding dof zinc finger protein DOF3.7-like isoform X2, with the protein MDKKGFQEMINVKPMEQMISNVTNNNTSQQQPTFIATNTRPNATASNGGSGGNNNSTATAMETRKARPQEKVNCPRCNSTNTKFCYYNNYSLTQPRYFCKGCRRYWTEGGSLRNVPVGGSSRKNKRSSTHLASPSNPKLPDLNPPILFSSQIPNKSKDLSLLSFPVMQDHHHGMSHFLQMPKLENNNTSSSIYASSSPVSALELLRSNGVSSRGMNTFLPGQMMDSNSVLYSSLGFPTMPDYKQSNNNLSFSIDHHQGIGHNTINNNQRAQDNNDDMNVASRALFPFPDMKELSSTTQEKGHGNNTYWSGMFSNTGGSSW; encoded by the exons ATGGATAAAAAG GGATTTCAAGAAATGATAAACGTAAAACCAATGGAGCAAATGATTTCTAACgtcaccaacaacaacacatcacaGCAACAGCCAACATTCATCGCCACTAACACAAGGCCAAACGCCACCGCATCCAACGGTGGTTCCGGGGGAAATAACAACAGCACGGCCACGGCGATGGAAACTAGAAAGGCGAGGCCACAAGAGAAAGTAAACTGTCCGAGATGCAACTCAACTAACACAAAGTTCTGTTATTACAACAACTACAGTCTCACGCAACCAAGATACTTCTGCAAAGGTTGTCGAAGGTATTGGACCGAAGGTGGCTCTCTCCGGAACGTCCCTGTCGGAGGTAGCtcaagaaaaaacaagagatCCTCAACACATTTAGCTTCACCTTCCAATCCTAAGCTTCCAGATCTAAACCCACCGATTCTTTTCTCAAGCCAGATCCCTAATAAGTCAAAAGATCTCAGCTTGCTATCTTTCCCGGTCATGcaagatcatcatcatggtATGTCTCATTTTCTTCAAATGCCCAAGTTAGAGAACAACAATACTTCATCCTCAATCTATGCTTCATCATCTCCTGTCTCAGCTCTCGAGCTTCTAAGATCTAATGGAGTCTCTTCAAGAGGCATGAACACGTTCTTGCCTGGTCAAATGATGGATTCGAACTCAGTCCTTTACTCATCTTTAGGGTTTCCAACAATGCCTGATTACAAACAGAGTAATAATAACCTTTCATTCtccattgatcatcatcaagGGATTGGGCATAACACCATCAACAATAACCAAAGAGCTCAAGATAATAATGATGATATGAATGTAGCAAGTAGGGCTTTGTTCCCTTTTCCAGACATGAAAGAGCTTTCAAGCACAACCCAAGAGAAGGGTCATGGTAATAATACATACTGGAGTGGAATGTTCAGTAATACAGGAGGATCTTcgtggtga
- the LOC104788491 gene encoding serine/arginine-rich splicing factor RS31, which yields MKPVFVGNFEYETRQSELEKLFGKYGRVDRVDMKTGFAFVYFEDERDAEDAIRKLDNFPFGYEKRRLSVEWAKGERTRSRGDSKAGLYQKPRATNTLFVINFDPIRTKEHDIEKHFEPYGKVVNVRIRRNFSFVQFETQEDATKALEATNKSEILDRVVTVEYAKGGDERNDRYGGGRSPRRSRSPVYRRRPSPDYGRRPSPDYGRPPRSPEYDRYKGPAAYERRRSPDYGRRSSDYGRQRSPGYDRYRSRSPVPRGRP from the exons ATGAAGCCAGTGTTCGTCGGGAATTTCGAGTACGAAACTCGCCAGTCGGAATTGGAGAAATTGTTCGGAAAGTATGGGAGAGTCGACCGAGTTGACATGAAAACTG GATTTGCTTTTGTGTACTTTGAGGATGAACGTGATGCTGAAGACGCAATTCGCAAGCTTGACAATTTTCCTTTTGGATATGAGAAACGCAGGTTATCAGTCGAGTGGGCAAAg GGTGAACGTACCAGGTCTCGTGGTGATAGCAAGGCTGGTTTATATCAGAAGCCTAGGGCTACGAATACACTGTTTGTCATTAACTTTGATCCCATAAGAACAAAAGAGCACGACATTGAAAAGCACTTTGAGCCCTATGGTAAGGTCGTTAATGTGCGTATCAGACGCAACTTCTCATTCGTTCAGTTTGAAACACAAGAAGATGCCACAAAAGCCCTTGAAGCTACTAATAAAAG CGAAATATTGGATAGGGTTGTTACTGTGGAGTATGCGAAGGGTGGTGATGAAAGAAATGATCGATATGGCGGTGGTCGTAGCCCGAGAAGATCTCGTAGTCCTGTGTACCGTAGGCGTCCAAGCCCTGATTATGGTAGGCGTCCAAGTCCAGATTATGGTCGTCCTCCTCGAAGCCCAGAGTACGACAGGTACAAAGGTCCAGCAGCTTATGAAAGACGCAGGAGTCCAGATTATGGACGTAGGAGTTCTGATTATGGTAGACAAAGGAGTCCTGGTTATGACCGTTACAGAAG TCGCTCTCCAGTCCCAAGAGGAAGACCATGA
- the LOC104788492 gene encoding uncharacterized protein LOC104788492, which translates to MATTLHCLSALHLPPRSQYPKTLNSLKPITKSQPCKIQELPSSPDALQLLKSSSLPLAVIALPFFLDPQDAAAVGGEFGILEGRSFALIHPIVMGGLFAYTLWVGYLGWQWRRVRTIQTEISDLKKQLKPTPVSPDGSTAVDSSSSSPPSETELQIKRLTEERKELVKGSYRDKHFDAGSVLLGFGVLESVFGGLNTYLRTGKLFPGPHLYAGAGITVLWAAAAALVPAMQKGNETARSLHIALNTVNVLLFIWQIPTGFDIVLKVFEFTKWP; encoded by the exons atGGCGACCACACTTCATTGTCTCTCCGcacttcatcttcctcctcgcTCCCAgtaccctaaaaccctaaactctcTCAAACCAATCACCAAATCACAACCATGCAAAATCCAAGAACTACCTTCGAGTCCCGACGCTCTCCAACTCCTTAAATCTTCATCTCTCCCTCTCGCAGTTATCGCATTGCCTTTCTTCCTCGATCCACAG GATGCGGCAGCAGTTGGAGGAGAGTTTGGGATTTTGGAAGGGAGATCATTTGCGTTGATACACCCAATCGTGATGGGAGGTTTGTTCGCGTACACTCTATGGGTTGGTTACTTAGGTTGGCAATGGAGACGTGTACGCACGATACAGACTGAGATTAGTGATCTCAAGAAACAGCTTAAACCAACTCCTGTTTCTCCTGATGGATCCACAGCcgttgattcttcttcttcgtctcctcctTCTGAGACTGAGCTTCAGATCAAACGGCTGACGGAAGAGAGGAAAGAGTTGGTCAAAGGGTCTTATAGAGACAAACACTTTGACGCTGGCTCTGTTTTGTTAGGCTTTGGTGTTTTGGAATCTGTCTTTGGTGGACTTAACACTTATCTTCGTACCGGTAAACTCTTCCCCGGTCCTCATCTTTATGCCGGTGCAG GAATAACGGTGCTATGGGCTGCGGCGGCAGCATTGGTGCCGGCGATGCAAAAAGGGAACGAGACGGCGAGGAGTCTACACATAGCGTTGAATACAGTGAATGTTCTTCTTTTCATTTGGCAGATCCCAACAGGTTTTGATATCGTTCTTAAGGTCTTTGAGTTCACTAAATGGCCATAG
- the LOC104789835 gene encoding pollen-specific leucine-rich repeat extensin-like protein 1 produces the protein MSNRRSGRSWYRLSSIVRPTAYSSRDPSSPNYVSEPPLSPTASPSPPPPPRSPPKVVREAKPSPVLSPRPSINYESPKRRHERETTSQKILKFSDNTNLVHGPKKEQQREDKPSLAAPHSPPPPPRSPPNEVRETKPSPGLLSRSIKHEPPKEQEQQSSYMDQTRNNNNNNNNTMMSPAAQPSHPPPQVMSPPLRPPSPEEIQEAKPTLFTSSPPLNHEPPKPRQESKTTHQKSILTLSEKTDIVHGPKETLLPESDDDVIMGTQSVITISGENKGAVMEILRSPNKTRGPFLFNNDAKKSAEEKSISKSKSKSKSKNQNNNGESRFVNSNVQIINGSVVYNSSEIHHDPGVHLSLCRKPSSGNGFINKDHGNGYTSSIN, from the coding sequence ATGTCGAACCGTCGATCAGGTCGTTCCTGGTACCGTCTCTCTAGCATCGTTCGACCCACAGCATACTCATCACGCGACCCATCCTCTCCCAACTACGTCAGCGAACCACCACTGTCTCCGACTGCTTCACCCTCACCTCCTCCGCCACCAAGATCTCCACCAAAGGTAGTCCGAGAGGCTAAACCGAGTCCAGTTCTATCGCCACGGCCGTCTATAAACTACGAATCACCTAAGCGAAGGCACGAACGCGAGACCACTAGTCAGAAAATACTTAAATTTTCAGACAATACAAACCTCGTGCATGGACCAAAAAAGGAACAACAACGCGAAGATAAACCGTCCCTGGCTGCTCCACATTCACCTCCTCCACCGCCTAGATCTCCACCAAATGAAGTCAGAGAGACTAAACCAAGTCCGGGTTTATTGTCAAGGTCTATAAAACATGAACCACCtaaggaacaagaacaacaatccTCGTACATGGACCAAacaaggaacaacaacaacaacaacaacaacacgatGATGTCTCCGGCTGCTCAACCTTCACATCCGCCGCCTCAGGTGATGTCCCCGCCATTACGTCCTCCGTCGCCAGAGGAAATCCAAGAGGCTAAACCGACTCTGTTTACGTCGTCTCCTCCCTTAAATCACGAACCACCTAAACCTAGGCAGGAAAGCAAGACCACTCATCAGAAAAGCATACTTACATTATCGGAGAAAACAGACATCGTACACGGACCAAAGGAAACGTTACTTCCTGAGTCTGATGATGACGTCATAATGGGCACACAAAGCGTCATAACTATTTCAGGTGAAAACAAAGGAGCTGTGATGGAGATCCTACGGTCGCCGAACAAGACACGTGgaccatttttatttaataacgaCGCCAAGAAAAGTGCGGAGGAAAAGTCAATATCAAAGTCAAAGTCAAAGTCAAAGTCAAAGAACCAAAACAATAATGGTGAAAGTCGTTTCGTGAACAGTAATGTTCAGATCATAAACGGCTCAGTCGTTTACAACTCGTCGGAGATTCATCATGATCCCGGCGTTCATCTTAGCCTTTGCCGGAAACCTAGCTCCGGCAATGGTTTTATAAACAAGGACCATGGAAATGGCTACACCAGCTCAATCAACTAA